Proteins encoded within one genomic window of Sphingosinicella ginsenosidimutans:
- a CDS encoding PspC domain-containing protein: protein MTTRYAPDKANGKLLGVCAGIARTVDCDPIFIRFAALGALLALGPIAVALYILAAWLGD from the coding sequence ATGACCACCCGCTACGCACCGGACAAAGCCAACGGCAAGCTGCTCGGCGTGTGCGCCGGCATCGCCCGCACCGTCGATTGCGACCCGATCTTCATCCGGTTCGCCGCCCTCGGCGCGCTGCTGGCGCTCGGCCCCATCGCCGTCGCCCTCTACATCCTTGCCGCCTGGCTCGGCGACTGA